Below is a genomic region from Raphanus sativus cultivar WK10039 chromosome 4, ASM80110v3, whole genome shotgun sequence.
AAATATGTTTCTTTGCTCACTCTCCCCGGCAGCTTAGAGTTCTTCCACCGCCAGAAAGTTTGGTCTCCGGCGGTGGCGGATCCGCGTTGTCATCACCCGCGTCTGTGTTAAGTAATGGGTGTGGTGCGTTTTGTTCTCATTCTCCGACGAGCCCCCTCTTGGGATTAGCACGATCACCACAGTCGTTGTCTCCGCCTCTATCTCCGGCTAATAAAGCCGCTGCAGTTTCACGGCTGAGTCGACACCGATCTTCCGTGACTTACAAGGAAGTACTAAACGAGCTGATTAATTCTTTAGACTCCTTTAGTCTCACGCAAGCGGCTTCTTCGGCGTCCATGCATGCGTCATCAAGCCTGAGCAACCATCATCATCACCGTCTTCCGCCGTGGCTTGACGTCGGAGATAGAGATCTCCAATTTGCTCTTTCACCTTCTTCTACTCCAAGTTACCTCAATGGCCAGCTTCACCCGAGTTTTTTCAGTGACGAGTTTACACCACGTGGTGGTCGTGTAAGCGATATCACGGAGGCTGCAACTACATCGGCGGAAGCTAGGGATAAGAGTAGCTTTGAGATCGGTTCTAGTGGCGAACTTGATCTCGGTTGGGTGAACGATCTATTGACATGATCAATGTGAATGGTCGGAGACGGAAAGTAGTATACGGTGACGGACACCGTCGTGGAGCCATTGTCTATTGCAAATtgttaattttaagattttttttttcttgtgttaaTTAAGAGAC
It encodes:
- the LOC108852839 gene encoding zinc finger CCCH domain-containing protein 61, whose protein sequence is MDVEHHNSSHIGRPTVVIPSRKLLSSAKSPSSASSPHKDYYYDSDSDDPYAGDHFRMYEFKIRRCTRSRSHDWTDCPFSHPGEKARRRDPRRYHYTGEVCPEFRHGGDCTRGEECGFAHGVFECWLHPSRYRTEACKDGKHCTRKICFFAHSPRQLRVLPPPESLVSGGGGSALSSPASVLSNGCGAFCSHSPTSPLLGLARSPQSLSPPLSPANKAAAVSRLSRHRSSVTYKEVLNELINSLDSFSLTQAASSASMHASSSLSNHHHHRLPPWLDVGDRDLQFALSPSSTPSYLNGQLHPSFFSDEFTPRGGRVSDITEAATTSAEARDKSSFEIGSSGELDLGWVNDLLT